A region from the Paenibacillus humicola genome encodes:
- the argF gene encoding ornithine carbamoyltransferase: MQSTVNEELALSLKGRDFIALTDYTPEEIRYLIDLAIELKKKQKAGETFHPLKGKTLGMIFEKSSTRTRVSFEVGMYQLGGQALFLSRNDLQIGRGETVWDTAQTLSRYLDGIMIRTFAHRTVIELARGATVPVINGLTDTNHPCQALCDFQTILEHKERLKGMKLAYIGDGNNMVHSLMMGAAKLGVHMSVATPEGYAPDEDIVRQTVEAASETGARIVVCRDPKEAIEGADVVYTDVWASMGFESEQKEREIAFADYQVNEELTNRAKPDFLFMHCLPAHRGEEVSEGIIDGNHSIIFDQAENRLHAQKAILAAIM; the protein is encoded by the coding sequence ATGCAATCGACCGTAAACGAAGAATTGGCGCTCAGCCTGAAAGGCCGCGATTTTATCGCGCTTACCGACTATACGCCGGAGGAAATCCGTTATCTGATCGATCTGGCGATCGAGCTGAAGAAGAAGCAGAAGGCGGGGGAAACGTTTCACCCGCTGAAAGGCAAAACGCTCGGCATGATTTTCGAAAAATCGTCCACGCGCACCCGCGTTTCTTTCGAGGTGGGGATGTACCAGCTCGGCGGACAGGCACTTTTCCTGAGCCGCAACGATCTGCAAATCGGCCGCGGCGAGACGGTTTGGGATACCGCGCAGACGCTGTCCCGATACCTGGACGGCATCATGATCCGCACGTTCGCCCACCGGACGGTGATCGAGCTGGCGCGCGGCGCGACGGTGCCGGTTATTAACGGGCTGACCGACACGAACCATCCGTGCCAGGCGCTGTGCGATTTTCAGACGATTCTGGAGCATAAGGAACGGCTGAAAGGCATGAAGCTCGCTTATATCGGCGACGGCAACAATATGGTGCATTCGCTCATGATGGGCGCCGCCAAGCTGGGCGTGCATATGTCCGTGGCGACGCCGGAAGGTTATGCGCCGGATGAAGATATCGTGCGCCAAACGGTCGAGGCCGCTTCGGAGACGGGCGCGCGCATTGTGGTGTGCCGTGATCCGAAGGAAGCGATCGAAGGCGCGGACGTCGTCTACACCGACGTATGGGCAAGCATGGGCTTCGAATCAGAGCAAAAGGAACGCGAGATTGCGTTTGCGGATTACCAGGTGAACGAGGAACTGACGAATCGCGCAAAGCCCGATTTCCTGTTCATGCACTGTCTGCCGGCTCACCGCGGCGAAGAGGTCAGCGAGGGCATCATCGACGGGAACCACTCGATCATTTTCGACCAGGCGGAAAACCGGCTGCATGCGCAGAAAGCGATTCTGGCCGCAATCATGTAA
- a CDS encoding acetylornithine transaminase, translating into MSANGMQNGGGSLFPTYARYPIALVKGQGSRLWDDQGKEYLDFMSGLAVTGLGHAPQRVKDALVKQLDELWHVSNLFRIPNQEEAAKLLTDNTCADMVFFCNSGAEANEAAIKLARRYHQKVAGTGRYEMITFEQSFHGRTLATLTATGQEKVKEGFGPLPEGFRYIPFNDIEALEAALTDQTAAVMLETVQAEGGVILADPAFVKHAAKLCKERGILLIVDEIQTGMGRTGKLLSFEHYGIEPDIFTLAKGIGSGFPVGAMLAKGYLAEAFGPGSHGSTFGGTPIATAAVKATVETIVGDRLPARAEEMGDYLMAELREKLGGHPLVTEIRGKGLLIGIACSEPAGAFVTEAQKRGLLVVTAGPDVVRLLPNLLVTKEEIDQAVSILAAIFAERTVSAQ; encoded by the coding sequence ATGAGCGCAAACGGCATGCAAAACGGCGGCGGTTCGCTGTTTCCGACCTATGCGAGATATCCGATCGCGCTGGTGAAGGGGCAGGGCAGCCGGCTGTGGGACGATCAAGGCAAGGAATATTTGGATTTTATGAGCGGCCTGGCGGTGACTGGCCTCGGCCACGCGCCGCAGCGGGTCAAGGACGCGCTCGTGAAGCAGCTTGACGAGCTGTGGCACGTGTCCAACTTGTTCCGCATTCCGAATCAGGAGGAAGCGGCGAAGCTGCTGACGGACAACACCTGCGCGGACATGGTGTTTTTCTGCAACTCCGGCGCGGAGGCCAACGAAGCGGCGATCAAGCTGGCGCGCAGGTATCACCAGAAGGTGGCCGGAACGGGCCGCTATGAAATGATTACGTTCGAGCAGTCGTTCCATGGGCGGACGCTGGCGACGCTGACCGCGACGGGGCAGGAGAAGGTGAAAGAAGGCTTCGGCCCGCTGCCGGAAGGCTTCCGCTACATTCCGTTCAACGACATCGAGGCGCTGGAAGCCGCGTTGACGGACCAAACGGCGGCGGTCATGCTGGAGACGGTGCAGGCCGAAGGCGGCGTCATTTTGGCGGACCCGGCGTTCGTGAAGCATGCCGCCAAGCTGTGCAAAGAGCGCGGCATTCTGCTCATCGTGGACGAAATTCAAACCGGCATGGGACGCACCGGCAAGCTGCTGTCGTTTGAGCATTACGGCATCGAGCCGGACATTTTCACCCTCGCCAAAGGGATCGGCAGCGGCTTCCCCGTCGGCGCAATGCTGGCGAAAGGGTATCTCGCGGAAGCGTTCGGCCCGGGCAGCCACGGCTCCACGTTCGGCGGCACGCCGATCGCGACGGCGGCCGTGAAGGCGACGGTCGAAACGATCGTCGGCGACAGGCTGCCGGCGCGCGCGGAGGAGATGGGCGATTATCTGATGGCCGAGCTGCGCGAGAAGCTGGGCGGCCACCCGCTCGTGACGGAAATTCGCGGCAAAGGACTGCTGATCGGCATTGCGTGCAGCGAACCGGCCGGGGCGTTCGTTACGGAAGCGCAGAAGCGCGGCCTGCTCGTCGTGACGGCGGGACCGGACGTCGTCCGCCTGCTGCCGAATCTGCTCGTGACGAAGGAAGAAATCGATCAGGCCGTTTCGATTCTGGCCGCAATTTTCGCTGAACGGACCGTATCGGCGCAATAA
- the argB gene encoding acetylglutamate kinase, translating to MEQQRFVMKCGGSTLAALPASFFDDLRGLQERGVRPVIVHGGGPAISGTLTKLGIESGFVNGLRVTTAEVLDVVEMVLAGGINKEIVRKIQLSGAKALGLSGVDGRLIEAKPVANAAEIGFVGDVTDVNAEVIEGVMAMGYIPVIAPIGIDAAGQRYNINADTAAGAVASHLGVERMIVVTDVPGILKTDESGAKRVLPSVTFPEIEAMIASGEIYGGMIPKVRAAMQCVQGRVREVVIVSGDELNVLSKAVMEGNIGTRIVQA from the coding sequence ATGGAACAGCAGCGTTTTGTGATGAAATGCGGAGGAAGCACGCTTGCCGCGCTGCCGGCTTCCTTCTTCGATGATTTGCGAGGGCTTCAGGAACGCGGGGTGCGGCCGGTCATCGTGCACGGCGGCGGCCCGGCGATATCCGGAACGCTCACGAAGCTCGGCATCGAGAGCGGGTTTGTGAATGGCCTGCGCGTCACGACGGCCGAGGTGCTTGACGTTGTCGAGATGGTGCTCGCCGGCGGGATCAACAAGGAAATCGTGCGCAAAATCCAGCTGAGCGGCGCGAAGGCGCTTGGCCTGTCGGGCGTCGACGGCCGGCTCATCGAGGCGAAGCCGGTGGCGAACGCGGCGGAAATCGGCTTTGTCGGCGACGTGACGGACGTGAATGCCGAAGTGATCGAAGGCGTAATGGCGATGGGATACATCCCGGTCATCGCCCCGATCGGCATTGATGCGGCAGGTCAGCGCTACAACATTAACGCCGATACGGCAGCCGGGGCGGTCGCCTCGCATCTCGGGGTCGAGCGGATGATCGTCGTCACCGATGTGCCCGGCATTTTGAAGACGGACGAGAGCGGCGCGAAGCGGGTTCTGCCGTCCGTCACGTTCCCCGAGATCGAGGCGATGATCGCAAGCGGCGAGATTTACGGCGGCATGATCCCGAAGGTGCGCGCGGCGATGCAGTGCGTTCAGGGGCGGGTCCGCGAGGTCGTGATCGTCAGCGGCGACGAGCTGAATGTGCTGAGCAAAGCCGTCATGGAGGGCAATATCGGCACTCGCATCGTGCAGGCGTAA
- the argJ gene encoding bifunctional ornithine acetyltransferase/N-acetylglutamate synthase: protein MGQGNVTASFTIVPDGSVTTPKGFKAGGLHCGLKKTSRHDLGAIVCEVPAAAAGVYTTNVVQAAPIKVTRESIGAGGVLRAVIVNSGNANACTGRQGEDDAYEMRGRFAEALGVPAEQVAVASTGVIGELLKMDRVRGGIAELPVRLGSAYEAADDFCQAILTTDLVKKEACASVVVDGKTVYVAGASKGSGMIHPNMATMLGFLTTDASIGSEALQKLLREATDLTFNMITVDGDTSTNDMLVAMASGLAGNRKLNEAHPDWPAFAAAVRYVCESLAKAIARDGEGATKLVEVQVSGAVSDEAAQAIAKTVVGSSLVKSAVFGADANWGRIIAAVGRAGRPVDPETVDIRIGEIVTLTQSRPVPFDEEAALDYLKGDTVVIRVDLHMGEGAATAWGCDLTYDYVRINAAYRT from the coding sequence ATGGGACAGGGGAATGTTACGGCTTCATTTACGATCGTGCCGGACGGTTCGGTCACGACGCCCAAAGGCTTTAAAGCCGGCGGTCTTCACTGCGGGCTGAAAAAGACTTCGCGCCACGATCTCGGCGCGATCGTGTGCGAGGTGCCGGCCGCGGCGGCGGGCGTCTACACGACGAACGTCGTCCAGGCGGCGCCGATCAAGGTGACGCGCGAGAGCATCGGCGCCGGAGGCGTGCTGCGCGCCGTGATCGTCAACAGCGGCAACGCCAACGCCTGCACGGGCAGGCAGGGCGAAGACGACGCCTACGAAATGCGCGGCCGATTCGCCGAAGCGCTCGGCGTACCGGCGGAGCAGGTGGCCGTCGCCTCAACTGGCGTCATCGGCGAGCTGCTCAAAATGGACCGCGTGCGCGGCGGCATTGCCGAGCTGCCTGTGCGGCTCGGCTCCGCGTACGAAGCGGCGGACGATTTCTGCCAGGCGATTCTGACGACCGACCTGGTGAAGAAAGAGGCCTGCGCATCGGTTGTTGTTGATGGAAAGACCGTTTACGTGGCGGGCGCGTCGAAAGGCTCCGGCATGATCCATCCGAATATGGCGACGATGCTCGGCTTCCTGACGACGGATGCGAGCATCGGCAGCGAGGCGCTGCAGAAGCTGCTCCGCGAGGCGACCGACCTGACCTTCAATATGATTACGGTGGACGGCGACACGAGCACGAACGATATGCTGGTCGCGATGGCGAGCGGCCTCGCGGGCAACCGCAAGCTGAACGAAGCGCATCCGGACTGGCCGGCATTCGCTGCCGCCGTCCGTTACGTATGTGAATCGCTGGCCAAAGCGATCGCGCGCGACGGTGAGGGCGCAACGAAGCTGGTGGAGGTGCAGGTGTCCGGCGCGGTTTCGGACGAGGCGGCGCAGGCGATCGCGAAGACGGTCGTCGGCTCCTCGCTCGTGAAATCGGCGGTGTTCGGCGCAGACGCGAACTGGGGCCGGATTATCGCGGCGGTCGGCCGCGCGGGCCGGCCGGTCGATCCGGAGACGGTCGATATCCGGATCGGCGAGATCGTTACGCTGACGCAGTCGCGCCCGGTTCCGTTCGATGAGGAGGCTGCGCTGGACTATTTGAAGGGCGATACGGTCGTCATCCGCGTCGACCTGCATATGGGCGAAGGGGCCGCGACCGCATGGGGCTGCGACCTGACGTACGATTATGTCCGCATCAATGCGGCGTACCGCACCTAA
- the argC gene encoding N-acetyl-gamma-glutamyl-phosphate reductase, protein MASKVNVAIVGSTGYGGVELIRLLASHPYAEVTSVVSSSSAGSPIAEGYPHLTEIRTDVLDDVDPALLKSKADVVITATPAGVASKLAPSLLEAGLKVIDMSGDFRLKSREVYERWYKKEPAEQRYLDKAVFGLAEVYGDAVRGADFISNPGCYSTASLLGLVPAVKEGFIDPSTIIIDAKSGVSGAGRGVSLGNHFSEVNENFKAYKINQHQHIPEIEMVLSDAAGKPVTTTFTTHLVPMTRGIMSTIYASVIGGRTEEDFIGLYRHYYEGRRFVRIRPKGIWPATKEVWGSNYTDIGFAVDERTGRVTIVSVLDNLVKGAAGQAIQNLNLMMGWDETTGLNFVPAYP, encoded by the coding sequence ATGGCTTCGAAAGTAAATGTGGCGATCGTCGGATCGACCGGCTACGGCGGCGTGGAGCTGATCCGGCTGCTGGCGTCGCACCCGTACGCGGAGGTAACGTCCGTCGTGTCGTCCTCGAGCGCGGGGTCCCCGATTGCCGAAGGGTATCCGCATTTGACCGAAATACGCACCGATGTGCTTGACGACGTGGATCCCGCGCTTCTGAAAAGCAAAGCGGACGTCGTCATTACCGCGACGCCGGCGGGCGTTGCGTCCAAGCTGGCGCCGTCCTTGCTGGAAGCGGGACTGAAGGTGATCGATATGTCCGGCGATTTCCGGCTGAAATCGCGTGAAGTATATGAGCGATGGTACAAGAAGGAGCCGGCCGAGCAGCGCTATTTGGACAAGGCTGTGTTCGGCCTTGCGGAAGTGTACGGCGATGCGGTGAGGGGCGCCGATTTCATTTCCAACCCCGGCTGCTATTCGACGGCGTCGCTGCTCGGTCTCGTCCCGGCGGTAAAAGAAGGCTTCATCGACCCGTCAACGATTATCATCGATGCGAAGTCGGGCGTCTCCGGGGCGGGCCGCGGCGTCAGCCTCGGCAATCATTTTTCCGAAGTGAACGAAAATTTCAAGGCGTATAAAATCAACCAGCACCAGCATATCCCGGAAATCGAAATGGTGCTTTCGGACGCGGCCGGCAAGCCGGTGACGACGACGTTTACGACACACCTCGTCCCGATGACGCGCGGCATTATGAGCACGATTTATGCATCCGTTATAGGCGGCCGGACCGAAGAAGATTTTATCGGGCTGTACCGGCATTATTACGAAGGGCGCCGCTTCGTGCGCATCCGGCCGAAGGGTATATGGCCCGCGACGAAGGAAGTATGGGGCTCCAACTACACCGACATCGGTTTTGCCGTCGATGAACGGACCGGGCGCGTCACGATCGTGTCCGTCCTCGACAACCTGGTGAAAGGCGCAGCCGGCCAGGCGATTCAAAATTTGAACCTGATGATGGGCTGGGACGAAACAACGGGTCTGAATTTCGTGCCGGCGTACCCGTAA
- a CDS encoding YitT family protein: MKHHRGSLLAGANRYGKRRRRRTGNETPGPRAEAARSLLFLLAGSFLIAASFNLFLVPLGIASGGVSGISILVQRVTGIPPAYTQWALNIPLFLLGLWLLGRRFALSTAIGSFVLPLFVLLTSHWPAPTGNPLLASIYGGIGVGAGLGLVFRGRGSTGGLDLAAQLVHRFTGIRLGLAVAMFDGCVIAAAGILIAPENALYALIGLFATSKTIDFVQTGLAVSKVAFIISRRPDDIAMAVLHQLDRGLTKLDGEGGYTGEARQVLMVVVGRGEVARLKQLVRAADEDAFVIISDTAEVLGEGFSLK; encoded by the coding sequence ATGAAGCATCATCGGGGCAGCTTGCTTGCGGGAGCAAACCGTTACGGAAAGCGGCGCAGACGCCGCACCGGGAATGAAACGCCGGGACCGCGTGCCGAGGCGGCTCGGAGCCTGCTTTTTCTGCTCGCAGGCTCATTCCTGATCGCGGCCAGCTTCAATCTTTTTCTCGTCCCGCTCGGTATCGCTTCGGGCGGCGTCTCGGGCATTTCCATTCTCGTTCAGCGCGTGACGGGCATTCCGCCGGCTTATACGCAGTGGGCGCTGAACATCCCGCTGTTTTTGCTCGGCCTGTGGCTGCTCGGCAGGCGCTTCGCGCTCAGCACCGCCATCGGTTCGTTCGTGCTGCCGCTGTTTGTGCTGCTCACCTCGCATTGGCCGGCTCCGACGGGCAATCCGCTGCTTGCCTCCATATACGGCGGCATCGGCGTCGGCGCCGGGCTCGGCCTCGTGTTCCGCGGCCGCGGCTCGACCGGCGGCCTCGATCTGGCGGCACAGCTGGTGCACCGCTTTACCGGCATCCGGCTCGGGCTTGCCGTTGCGATGTTCGACGGCTGCGTCATAGCAGCCGCAGGCATCCTGATCGCGCCGGAAAACGCCCTGTACGCGCTTATCGGCCTATTCGCCACGAGCAAAACGATCGATTTTGTCCAGACGGGCCTGGCGGTGTCGAAAGTAGCGTTCATCATATCGCGCCGGCCGGACGATATTGCGATGGCCGTGCTGCATCAGCTTGACCGCGGGCTGACGAAGCTTGACGGGGAAGGCGGTTATACCGGGGAAGCGAGACAGGTGCTGATGGTCGTCGTCGGGCGGGGCGAAGTCGCCCGGCTCAAGCAGCTTGTGCGGGCCGCGGACGAGGATGCGTTTGTCATCATCAGCGATACGGCGGAGGTGCTTGGGGAAGGCTTCAGTCTGAAATGA
- the prfB gene encoding peptide chain release factor 2 (programmed frameshift): protein MIDITVKQDLRETAKRLQELRGSLDLDLKQEIIANYEEKMTAPDFWDDNDRAQSIIAELNAVKSVVEQYEKLFAEQEDLTAMLELAEEEGDESIEAEIAGGVQELVRKVNEFELQLLLNQPYDKLNAILELHPGAGGTESQDWAQMLYRMYTRWAEKRGFKVEVLDFLPGDEAGIKSVTILVKGYNAYGYLKAEKGVHRLVRISPFDASGRRHTSFVSCDIMPEISDDIEIEIRPEDLKVDTYRSSGAGGQHVNKTESAIRITHIPSGIVVACQTERSQIQNRERAMKMLRSKLYERKIEEQQKHLAEIRGEQSDIAWGNQIRSYVFHPYSMVKDHRTSVETGNVGAVMDGDLDSFIDGYLRSQIRHDPE from the exons ATGATCGATATAACGGTCAAACAGGATTTGCGCGAAACGGCGAAGCGGCTCCAAGAACTCAGGGGGTCTCTT GACTTAGATCTCAAACAGGAGATCATCGCAAACTATGAGGAGAAAATGACGGCACCCGATTTTTGGGACGATAACGACCGCGCGCAAAGCATCATTGCCGAGCTTAATGCGGTGAAATCGGTCGTCGAGCAGTACGAGAAGCTGTTTGCGGAGCAGGAAGATTTGACTGCCATGCTGGAGCTGGCGGAGGAAGAAGGCGACGAATCGATCGAAGCCGAGATCGCCGGCGGGGTGCAGGAGCTCGTGCGCAAGGTGAACGAGTTCGAGCTGCAGCTGCTGCTGAATCAGCCGTACGACAAGCTGAATGCGATTTTGGAGCTTCACCCTGGCGCGGGCGGCACGGAGTCACAGGACTGGGCACAGATGCTGTATCGGATGTATACGCGCTGGGCCGAGAAACGCGGCTTCAAGGTCGAGGTGCTCGACTTTTTGCCAGGGGACGAAGCGGGCATCAAGAGCGTGACGATTTTGGTCAAGGGATACAATGCCTACGGGTATTTGAAGGCGGAGAAGGGCGTTCACCGTCTGGTGCGCATTTCGCCGTTCGACGCTTCGGGCCGGCGCCACACGTCGTTCGTATCGTGCGACATCATGCCGGAAATTTCGGACGACATCGAAATCGAGATCCGGCCGGAGGACCTGAAGGTCGACACGTACCGCTCCAGCGGCGCGGGCGGCCAGCACGTCAACAAGACGGAGTCGGCGATCCGCATCACGCATATTCCGAGCGGCATCGTGGTTGCCTGCCAAACGGAGCGCTCGCAAATTCAGAACCGCGAACGGGCGATGAAGATGCTTCGCTCCAAGCTGTACGAGCGCAAGATCGAAGAGCAGCAGAAGCACCTGGCGGAAATCCGCGGCGAACAAAGCGATATCGCCTGGGGCAATCAAATCCGCTCGTACGTGTTTCATCCGTACAGCATGGTCAAGGACCATCGCACGTCGGTGGAAACGGGCAACGTCGGCGCGGTTATGGACGGCGATCTGGACAGCTTTATCGACGGTTATTTGCGCAGCCAGATTCGGCACGATCCGGAATAA